The Vibrio metoecus sequence GCAAGGTGTAGGCACTTTGCTGATCGAAGTGAAAACACCACCCCAACAAGCCTCTATGCACATCAAACAACTGACGTCGCAACTCCATGCTCTCTAACCAACTGCACTTTGCCAAGCCTACTGCGCGAACACCCTTGGTGGTGTTGGTGCACGGTTTGCTTGGTAGTGGTGCGGATTGGCAACCGGTTCTCTCTCATATGGCTAGCATGAAGTGTGCGGTATTGACGCTTGATCTTCTTGGACATGGTGCCAATCCAGAATTGCATTGTGATGATTTTGCTCAAGCGGTTTCTATGATTGAACAAACCGTACAAGCACATATCACTCCTGAGGTGCCAGTCATTTTGGTGGGGTACTCGCTTGGCGGGCGATTAATCATGAATGGGTTAGCACAGGGCGATTTTTCGCGCCTTAATCTATGTGGAGCGATCATCGAAGGCGGTCACTTCGGACTGCAAGAGGATGAGGAAAAAGCGGCGCGTTGGCAAAATGATCAACAATGGGCGCAGCGATTTGCTAAGCAACCGATTGAGCATGTGTTGAGCGATTGGTATCAGCAAGCGGTATTTAGTTCACTAAACCATGAGCAAAGACAAACTTTAATTGCGCAACGTAGTGCTAATCTTGGTTCATCAGTAGCACATATGTTACTGGCAACAAGTTTGGCTAAGCAGCCCTATTTATTGCCAGCACTACAAGCACTTACTCTACCGATACACTATGTGTGTGGCGATAAAGACAATAAATTTCAGCAACTCGCACAGCATTGCGGGTTGAGTTACAGTCAAGTTGCGAATGCGGGCCACAATGTACACCACGAACAGCCGCAAGCCTTCGCAAAGATTGTACAAGCGATGATCCACTCGGTCGCAGATTGAGTGATAACGACAATGGGAACCACCATGGCTAAAACTACAGGCATTTCTGAGCAAGAACTTTACGCACCAGTGATTTGGCAAGATTGCACCGGTGACTATCAAGATATTTACTACCACAAGTCTGAAGATGGGATTGCGAAAATCACTATCGCCAGACCGCAAGTGCGCAATGCGTTTCGTCCATTGACTGTGAAAGAGATGATTCACGCGCTGTCAGATGCTCGATACGATGACAAGGTGGGTGTGATTATCCTGACCGGTTTAGGTGAAGATGCGTTCTGTTCTGGCGGCGATCAGAAAATCCGTGGCGACTACGGCGGCTACCGTGATGATTCTGGTACTCACCACCTGAACGTGCTCGATTTCCAACGTCAGATCCGTACTTGTCCAAAACCTGTGATTGCGGCAGTGGCTGGCTGGGCAGTGGGCGGCGGTCATGTGCTGCACATGATGTGTGACCTGACCATTGCAGCAGAAAATGCGCAATTTGGTCAAACTGGCCCGAAAGTGGGTTCATTCGATGGCGGCTGGGGTGCTTCTTACATGGCGCGTATTGTCGGCCAGAAGAAAGCGCGCGAAATCTGGTTTCTGTGCCGTTTCTACAATGCCCAAGAAGCGTTGGATATGGGGCTGGTGAACACGGTTGTGCCGGTTGAAGAGCTGGAAAGAGAAACCGTGCGCTGGTGTCGCGAAGTGCTGCAACACAGCCCAATGGCGATTCGCTGCCTGAAAGCAGCACTTAATGCCGACTGTGATGGTCAAGCAGGCCTGCAAGAGTTGGCTGGCAACGCGACCATGCTGTTCTACATGACCGAAGAAGGTCAGGAAGGCCGTAATGCGTTTAATGAAAAACGCCGTCCGGACTTCAACAAGTTCCCGCGTAACCCATAATTCTTCTCAGAGCGGCGTCCTGCCGCTCTTTCTCTTTGAGCATAAACCCCGTTTATGTGGATGTATTGGATATAGGAAGAGATCAGCATGCGTCATGCAACCCTCTATCGCTACCAACTGCCGATGGATAGCGGTGTCATCCTTCGCAATGAGAAACTGACTCAGCGTGAAGGCTTTATTGTCGAACTGACCGAAAACGGCCGTACTGCGCGCGGTGAGATTGCTCCACTGCCCGGTTTTAGCCGCGAAACGTTGGAAGAAGCGGGCCTACAAGCACAAGCGCTGCTTGAGCTTTGGGTCAAAGGTCACGCTATCGAGTGGGATGCACAGCACCCTTCGGTCGCCTTTGGTATTTCGATGGCGCACTACGAGCTAGAACAAGCGCTGCCCGCGCAAGGCAACTACTATGTTGCGCCGCTGTGCACGGGCGATCCTGATGAGCTGCTGCCGGTATTGAACAACTTACCGGGGCAGAAAGTCGCTAAGGTTAAAGTTGGGCTGTATGAGCCGATTCGGGATGGCATGCTGGTCAACCTGTTTTTGGAATCCATGCCGGATTTGACCCTGCGTTTGGATGCCAACCGCGCATGGACTCCAGCTAAAGCGCTCAAGTTTGCTCAATACGTCGCGCCGTCTTTACGCAGCCGAATTGCGTTTTTGGAAGAGCCGTGCCAGTCGCCAAGTGAAAGCATCGCATTTTCGATTGATACGGGGATTGCGATTGCGTGGGACGAAACCTTACAAGAAGCGGTTCGCGATGCGAATTTCAAATTGGATGACCTGCTGGGCGTCAAAACTATTGTTATCAAACCGACCTTGGTTGGTTCTGTGCACCGTGTTGAGGCTTTGGTCGAGAAAGCGAAAGCGCTTGGGCTACAAGCAGTGATCAGTTCTAGCTTAGAGTCGAGCTTAGGATTGAACCAGTTGGCGCGTTTAGCGCATAAATTGTTGCCCAATGAAGTGCCGGGGCTCGATACCATAGGTTTATTCCGTGCCCAGTTAGAAACGCCTTGGCCAAATAGCTCACTGCCTGTAGTTACCCTGCAAGAGCAGCAAATCGTATGGCGCTCGGAACCGACCCTGTGAACAGCCTTTGGCATGCTTGGATTGAGCGCGACCCCAATCAGGTCGCGCTGAACCATGCCGGGCAAACACTGACTTGGCAAGCCCTAGACCGCCAAGTCGCACACTACGCCAAAGCGCTGCGTGAGCAAGGGGTGCAAGCTGGAGAGGTAGTGACGCTGGTGGGGAAAAATCATCTGCACACTGTGCTGTGGTTTTTGGCCTGCACTCAAGTGGGCGCACTGTGCGCCTTTGTCGCACCACAACCTTTGGCTCGTTTGCAGGAAAAGCTCGCCACACTCTATGCCGAGCAAAGCCCGAAGCACCTATGGTTAGCACCTTCTTGCACGCTAAGTGAAGAAGAGATTGCTGAGCTTAATGCCCATCGCCTGAGTTTGCCCGATGAGCGGGATGAAACTGTTGATGGTGAGAAAGTCTCTAGCCAGTTCTCTTGTGAACAACTGGCGACGTTAATTTTCACCTCGGGTTCGACGGGCGTAGCCAAAGCCGTCGCGCATACTCATCAGCAACATTTGGCTTCGGCGCGTGGTTTGCTGGCTCAGTTTGCTTTTACTGAGTCAGATTGTTGGTTACTGAGCTTGCCGCTGTATCACATTTCTGGGGTGGCCATTCTCTATCGCTGGCTTGCTGTCGGTGCCACACTCAAGATCGGCACTGGCGATCTGCAAAACGATATTGCTGGCGTCACTCACGCTTCATTGGTGCCTACTCAGCTTAAACGTCTGTTGGACAGTCGCTGTCCATTGACGCTCAAACGTGTTCTGCTTGGCGGCAGCCATATCCCCGTTGAACTCGCTCAAATGGCGGCAAAGCGCGGTATTGATACTTGGCTGGGCTACGGCATGACTGAAGCGGCTTCGACGGTTACCGCGAAGCGGGTCGATGGGCTTGCGGGTAATGGTGAACTTTTGGTTCATCGTGAGCTGC is a genomic window containing:
- the menH gene encoding 2-succinyl-6-hydroxy-2,4-cyclohexadiene-1-carboxylate synthase, with amino-acid sequence MLSNQLHFAKPTARTPLVVLVHGLLGSGADWQPVLSHMASMKCAVLTLDLLGHGANPELHCDDFAQAVSMIEQTVQAHITPEVPVILVGYSLGGRLIMNGLAQGDFSRLNLCGAIIEGGHFGLQEDEEKAARWQNDQQWAQRFAKQPIEHVLSDWYQQAVFSSLNHEQRQTLIAQRSANLGSSVAHMLLATSLAKQPYLLPALQALTLPIHYVCGDKDNKFQQLAQHCGLSYSQVANAGHNVHHEQPQAFAKIVQAMIHSVAD
- the menB gene encoding 1,4-dihydroxy-2-naphthoyl-CoA synthase, coding for MAKTTGISEQELYAPVIWQDCTGDYQDIYYHKSEDGIAKITIARPQVRNAFRPLTVKEMIHALSDARYDDKVGVIILTGLGEDAFCSGGDQKIRGDYGGYRDDSGTHHLNVLDFQRQIRTCPKPVIAAVAGWAVGGGHVLHMMCDLTIAAENAQFGQTGPKVGSFDGGWGASYMARIVGQKKAREIWFLCRFYNAQEALDMGLVNTVVPVEELERETVRWCREVLQHSPMAIRCLKAALNADCDGQAGLQELAGNATMLFYMTEEGQEGRNAFNEKRRPDFNKFPRNP
- the menC gene encoding o-succinylbenzoate synthase; this encodes MRHATLYRYQLPMDSGVILRNEKLTQREGFIVELTENGRTARGEIAPLPGFSRETLEEAGLQAQALLELWVKGHAIEWDAQHPSVAFGISMAHYELEQALPAQGNYYVAPLCTGDPDELLPVLNNLPGQKVAKVKVGLYEPIRDGMLVNLFLESMPDLTLRLDANRAWTPAKALKFAQYVAPSLRSRIAFLEEPCQSPSESIAFSIDTGIAIAWDETLQEAVRDANFKLDDLLGVKTIVIKPTLVGSVHRVEALVEKAKALGLQAVISSSLESSLGLNQLARLAHKLLPNEVPGLDTIGLFRAQLETPWPNSSLPVVTLQEQQIVWRSEPTL
- the menE gene encoding o-succinylbenzoate--CoA ligase — protein: MALGTDPVNSLWHAWIERDPNQVALNHAGQTLTWQALDRQVAHYAKALREQGVQAGEVVTLVGKNHLHTVLWFLACTQVGALCAFVAPQPLARLQEKLATLYAEQSPKHLWLAPSCTLSEEEIAELNAHRLSLPDERDETVDGEKVSSQFSCEQLATLIFTSGSTGVAKAVAHTHQQHLASARGLLAQFAFTESDCWLLSLPLYHISGVAILYRWLAVGATLKIGTGDLQNDIAGVTHASLVPTQLKRLLDSRCPLTLKRVLLGGSHIPVELAQMAAKRGIDTWLGYGMTEAASTVTAKRVDGLAGNGELLVHRELRIVDGRIFIGGQTLAQGYYRQGQLVPLTNEQGWFDSKDLGRWQGNNLLIDGRADNLFISGGENIHCEEIEAVLNQHPQVHVAIVVPVQDSEYGARPVAIIRSEAQWSQAIGDAWCQGKLEKFKWPIMYFLLPDTLLDGGIKVSRAAIKAWLSAQQTTFKLL